The sequence CAAATGGTTGGCGGAGGAGCAGGGATGTTAATGACCCCCCAACCACTATTTGATTGTTTAGATGAAATAAAAATCAAAAATCCTGATGCTTACATTATTTTTCCATTAGCTGCTGCAAAACCTTTTAATCAAAAAGATGCAAAAAGATTAGCAAAGAAAAAAAACATAGTTATTGTAAGTGGAAGATATGAAGGAATTGATGAAAGAGTTATAGAAAAGTATGCAAATGAAGTATTTAGTATAGGTGAATATATACTAACTGGTGGAGAATTACCTTCATTAGTTATGGCAGATGCAATTTCTAGAAATGTTGAAGGTGTACTTGGAAATGCTGACTCATTAGTAATGGAAAGTTATGAAAATAATCTTTTAGAGGCTCCATCTTTTACAAAACCTGAAAATTTCCAAAAATTAAGTATAGTTAAAGAATTTTTAAAGGGAAATCATAGTAAAATTGCCGACTTGAAAAATAATCTGGCTATTTGCAAAACAAAATATTATAGACCAGGTTTAATCACGAATAAAAAAATAAAATAGAAGTGTGATACCCCGCAACTTGCAAATGCGGGCACTTTCACCAAAGGGAAATACAATGAAAAATAGATACATTGCGAGCTTTGAAGCAGCGCAAATTGCAGAAAAAGAGATTCCTCAATTTAGAGCGGGTGATACTGTTAGACTTGGTATTGAAATTAAAGAGGGTGAGAAAAAAAGAGTTCAGTCTTTCGAAGGTATTGTTATTGCAAGAAGTGCTGAAGGTGTAAGCGCTACTCTTACAGTAAGAAAAATTGGAGCTAACTCAGTTGGTGTTGAAAGAATTTTCCCATTATATTCAGAGTCAATTAAAACTTTTGAAGTAATAAGAAGAGGTAGAGTAAGAAGAGCTAAACTTCATTACTTAAGAGGATTAACTGGTAAAAAAGCTAGAATTAAAGAGCTTAAAAAGTAATCTTTTATTAGTCGAAGTTTTTACTTCGACTTTTTCTTCTTATGCTTGACTTTAAAGTCTTAATTCATACAGCACTTCAACCAGAAGCACAATATTTAATCAACTACTATAAACTCAAACAAGACATTTCTGTTCAAAATTTCAAACTATTTTTTAATGATAATATTATTTTAATAGTTTCAGGTATGGGTAAAAAAAATACTATAGATTCTTTAAAATATGTATTTGAAAACTATAATATTAAAAAAGCTATAAATGTTGGAATTGTAGGGTGTTGTGATGAAAGTGTAAAAATAGGGACACTATTTTGTACAAATAGAATACTACTAAATATAAATTTTGCACCAATTACTACAGTTGAGGAACCTCTTAATAGTGATGAAAACTTAGAAACACTCTTAGTAGATATGGAAAGTTCACATTTTAAAGAAATTTGTTTAAAATATATAAAAGATGTATATATTTTTAAGGTGGTTTCTGATTATTTAGATGTAACAATTCCTAAAAAATCATTTGTTATTGAGCTTATTCAAAAAAGCTTTAAATCGTGGGAAAAATATATATGAGTATAGAAAAATTTAATGAGCACATTACAAAAACTAATTATGAAAATCTAAAAGAGAAAAATAAAGAGTTTATCAAAGAGATATATTTAAAATATCTTTTTTCATATCAAGAGTTAAAACAACTAATCGATTTTGCAATTGATTTTAATATGTGGAATGAAAAAGAGCTTTATGAAGTTTTTGAAGAAAAGTATCCTTCAAGAAAAAATGCCTTTAATCATATAAGAAAGATTTGGGAAGAGTTAAAGTCATCTTCAAACTCATATAAAAGTTTTGATGAAAAAGCTTACGAAAAACCTAGAAGATTCTCTTTTAATGAGATAAAAAAAGAGAGTGTTGGTCTTGGTTCTTGTCCTGTTGCAAGTGAAAGTACTAGATGTTGTAATTTACTAACTTTAGATGCGGTTCAGTCTTGTGGTTTTGATTGCTCTTATTGTTCTATTCAATCCTTTTACAATCAAGATAAAATAGGCTTTGATGTAAATTTCAAAGATAATTTAAAAAAACTAAAACTTGATCCAAATTATACTTATCATATAGGAACAGGACAGAGTTCTGATTCTCTTATGTGGGGAAATAAAGATGGTCTTTTAGATGCACTATTTGATTTTGCAAGAAAAAACCAAAATGTTATTTTAGAGTTTAAAACAAAATCAAACAACATAAAATACTTTTTGGAAAATGATGTTCCAGCAAATATTATTTGTACTTGGTCCTTAAATACACCTACAATCATAAAAAATGAAGAACATCTAACAGCAACATTAGAGCAAAGAGTTGATGCTGCAAAAGCTTTAGCAAGTAAAGGTGTAATTGTAGGCTTTCACTTTCATCCAATTGTTCATTATGAAAACTATTTAGATGAGTATAAAGAGGTTTTTGATAAATTAATAGCTGAATTTAATCCAGATGATGTAGCTTTAGTATCCTTTGGAACACTTACCTTTATAAAACCAGTTATAAATAAAATAAAAAGTAGAGATTTTAAATCAAAAATCTTACAAATGCCCTTTGAAGAGATAAATAAAAAACAATCATATCCCTATGAAATAAAAAAAGAGATGTTTAAATTTGCCTATGACTCTTTTAAAGCATGGCACAATAAGGTATACTTCTATTTATGCATGGAAGACCACAAACTTTGGAAAGATTGTTTTGGTTATGAATATTTTTCTAACAATCAAATGGAAGATATGATGAAAATGTCGTATTTAAGCAAAATAAATAAAAGAAGATAAATGAATATACTTGAAATAGATAAATTAAGCTTTTCGTATGATAAACAAGTTATTCTTGAGGATATAAGTTTAACAATAAAAGAGAATGATTTTTTAGCAATTATTGGACCTAATGGTGGAGGAAAATCTACCTTATTAAAAGCAATTTTGGGAATAAACAAAGTTAAAAAAGGGAAAATTAAATTCCTAGGTTCTAAGGTTGAAAAAAATATTTCTACAATAGGGTATGTTCCTCAAAATACAAATGTAAATGTAAATTTTCCAATAAAAGTAATTGAAGTAGTAATGATGGGCCATGTTGGACATAAGCGACCATTACTTGGCTATAAAAAAGAAGAGATTGCTTGTGCTATGGGTGCTTTAGAACAAGTTGGTATGCAAGATTTTGCCAATGTAAAAATTGGAACACTTTCAGGAGGGCAAAGGCAAAGGGTAATGATAGCCCGTGCACTTTGTGCTCATCCTAAAATTTTACTTTTAGATGAACCAACAGCTAGTATTGATGTTGATGGACAAAAACAGATTTATGATTTATTAAAACTTTTAAATAAATCAATTACAATTGTTGTAGTTAGCCATGACATTTCGGTTATTTTGGGGTATGCTTCAAAAGTAGCTCATATAAATAAAAAATTGACTTTTCATGATATCTCAAATAGAAAAAGTGATATTCCAAATGCTGATAATCATTTTTGTGAAGTTGAAATGCTTCAATTACTTGGAACTAATGTTGGTACTAAAAAGAGTTGCAGATGTTAGAAGCATTAAATTATTCATTTATTCAAAATGCAATTATTGCAGGATTGTTAGTTAGTATTGCTGCTGGAATTATTGGCTCATTGATTGTTGTAAATAGAATGGTATTTTTAGCAGGTGGGATGGCACACACTTCTTATGGTGGAATTGGTATTGCTATTTATTTTGGACTTCCTATTTTTTTAGGAGCTACTGTATTTTCAATTGGGGCTGCACTTTTAATGTCATATTTGACTCTTTATCAAAGGGAAAGAATAGATACATTTATTGGTCTTATTTGGGCTTGTGGTATGGCTATTGGAATTATATTAGTTGATTTAACACCTGGGTATAATGTGGATTTGATGAGTTATTTGTTTGGATCAATATTAGCAGTTGGAAAAGATGATTTAGTTTTTATGGGAACATTAGTTGCTTTTATAATTACTATT is a genomic window of Arcobacter sp. F2176 containing:
- the trmD gene encoding tRNA (guanosine(37)-N1)-methyltransferase TrmD, coding for MKFTFVTLFPNLIEPYFYDSILKRAVEDNFISYEFYNPRDYTENKHKKTDKQMVGGGAGMLMTPQPLFDCLDEIKIKNPDAYIIFPLAAAKPFNQKDAKRLAKKKNIVIVSGRYEGIDERVIEKYANEVFSIGEYILTGGELPSLVMADAISRNVEGVLGNADSLVMESYENNLLEAPSFTKPENFQKLSIVKEFLKGNHSKIADLKNNLAICKTKYYRPGLITNKKIK
- the rplS gene encoding 50S ribosomal protein L19 — encoded protein: MKNRYIASFEAAQIAEKEIPQFRAGDTVRLGIEIKEGEKKRVQSFEGIVIARSAEGVSATLTVRKIGANSVGVERIFPLYSESIKTFEVIRRGRVRRAKLHYLRGLTGKKARIKELKK
- a CDS encoding nucleoside phosphorylase; protein product: MLDFKVLIHTALQPEAQYLINYYKLKQDISVQNFKLFFNDNIILIVSGMGKKNTIDSLKYVFENYNIKKAINVGIVGCCDESVKIGTLFCTNRILLNINFAPITTVEEPLNSDENLETLLVDMESSHFKEICLKYIKDVYIFKVVSDYLDVTIPKKSFVIELIQKSFKSWEKYI
- a CDS encoding spore photoproduct lyase family protein, whose translation is MSIEKFNEHITKTNYENLKEKNKEFIKEIYLKYLFSYQELKQLIDFAIDFNMWNEKELYEVFEEKYPSRKNAFNHIRKIWEELKSSSNSYKSFDEKAYEKPRRFSFNEIKKESVGLGSCPVASESTRCCNLLTLDAVQSCGFDCSYCSIQSFYNQDKIGFDVNFKDNLKKLKLDPNYTYHIGTGQSSDSLMWGNKDGLLDALFDFARKNQNVILEFKTKSNNIKYFLENDVPANIICTWSLNTPTIIKNEEHLTATLEQRVDAAKALASKGVIVGFHFHPIVHYENYLDEYKEVFDKLIAEFNPDDVALVSFGTLTFIKPVINKIKSRDFKSKILQMPFEEINKKQSYPYEIKKEMFKFAYDSFKAWHNKVYFYLCMEDHKLWKDCFGYEYFSNNQMEDMMKMSYLSKINKRR
- a CDS encoding metal ABC transporter ATP-binding protein, translated to MNILEIDKLSFSYDKQVILEDISLTIKENDFLAIIGPNGGGKSTLLKAILGINKVKKGKIKFLGSKVEKNISTIGYVPQNTNVNVNFPIKVIEVVMMGHVGHKRPLLGYKKEEIACAMGALEQVGMQDFANVKIGTLSGGQRQRVMIARALCAHPKILLLDEPTASIDVDGQKQIYDLLKLLNKSITIVVVSHDISVILGYASKVAHINKKLTFHDISNRKSDIPNADNHFCEVEMLQLLGTNVGTKKSCRC
- a CDS encoding metal ABC transporter permease, with translation MLEALNYSFIQNAIIAGLLVSIAAGIIGSLIVVNRMVFLAGGMAHTSYGGIGIAIYFGLPIFLGATVFSIGAALLMSYLTLYQRERIDTFIGLIWACGMAIGIILVDLTPGYNVDLMSYLFGSILAVGKDDLVFMGTLVAFIITIVSFFYRDILAVSYDSEYASLRGINVKVFYTLILVLSALTVVIAIKVVGLILVIALLTIPIYIAEKLSNSLYGMMIISALLSSLFTLVGLYLSYTYNLTSGATIIIVSAMSLFMFIIYKKIRVGA